A window from Leptospira meyeri encodes these proteins:
- a CDS encoding GNAT family N-acetyltransferase — protein sequence MKDDFDFQVLLPDENDTIQMIANWYLDEWQIPIEKTILKLESITLDDSQFQVIATHGGRPVATGGVYHRVGLLEKEPRFAIHQHWLGLVYTIPEWRHKGIGAELCRQIEVMAKNRGINEIYLFSDTAVSLYNRLGWIEVEVVVFGHRTVTVMKKEI from the coding sequence TTGAAAGACGATTTTGATTTTCAAGTATTATTACCTGATGAAAATGACACAATTCAGATGATTGCCAATTGGTATTTAGATGAATGGCAAATTCCAATAGAAAAGACGATTTTAAAATTGGAATCGATTACACTTGATGATTCTCAGTTTCAAGTCATAGCAACTCATGGTGGTCGGCCGGTTGCAACTGGTGGGGTCTATCATCGAGTTGGGTTATTAGAGAAAGAGCCAAGGTTTGCTATTCACCAACACTGGCTTGGGTTAGTTTACACGATTCCTGAATGGCGCCACAAAGGTATTGGTGCAGAACTTTGCCGTCAGATTGAAGTGATGGCTAAGAATCGAGGTATCAATGAAATTTATTTATTTTCGGATACTGCTGTATCATTATATAACCGACTTGGTTGGATAGAAGTAGAGGTCGTTGTGTTTGGTCACAGAACCGTGACTGTGATGAAAAAAGAAATTTGA